The following are encoded together in the Gilvimarinus sp. DA14 genome:
- a CDS encoding CHASE3 domain-containing protein codes for MRSLKATGMPSKPGILALIVVVVFFSFSMAAAYRSIGLMHDNSQSVTNTLAVMGLIKDLKTELVNAESGQRGYLLTGDGQYLEPYHDALAKLDHLLATLAESTTEIEEQRVRFQAIQELVRAKIDEMQEVVALMHSNRRAEAVSLVRTDRGIALMRETSELISQMESDERALLYRNRMVAREDREFILNVLIANNTIGLLLALGVFIAVFRHNKKITTLYERIEQANNELEDKVEERTLALQQYSEELQRSNRELEEFAFVASHDLQEPLRKIRAFGDRLRQKYSSELGERGADYVERMHAASERMSQLIDDLLSFSRVSTRQQPFEVVDLNKVVAQVRDDLEYAIEDANATLEVAELPTLDADASQLGQVFMNLIGNSIKFRREGVAPVIRVEASTGEEFALEGDHLYDGVSWCRLRFSDNGIGFDEQYAEKVFNLFQRLHGRDEYSGTGIGLALCRKIIERHGGKIEAKSQPGEGSEFIIHIPLQQPQFDPAEEE; via the coding sequence GTGCGCAGTTTAAAAGCGACGGGTATGCCCAGCAAACCGGGAATATTAGCCCTTATAGTAGTGGTGGTTTTTTTCAGCTTTAGTATGGCTGCAGCTTATCGGTCTATTGGCTTGATGCACGATAACAGCCAGAGTGTGACCAATACTTTGGCCGTTATGGGGCTTATTAAGGACTTAAAAACCGAGTTGGTGAATGCCGAAAGTGGCCAGCGAGGCTATTTGTTGACCGGAGATGGTCAGTATTTAGAGCCCTATCACGATGCCCTAGCCAAGCTGGATCACTTATTGGCTACTCTGGCTGAGTCAACCACCGAAATAGAAGAGCAGAGGGTTCGTTTCCAAGCGATCCAGGAGCTGGTCCGCGCAAAAATTGATGAAATGCAGGAGGTCGTCGCTCTTATGCACAGTAATCGACGTGCCGAAGCCGTTAGCTTGGTAAGAACTGACCGCGGCATTGCTCTGATGCGCGAAACTTCTGAACTGATTTCACAAATGGAGTCTGACGAGCGGGCACTGTTGTATCGCAATCGCATGGTGGCTCGTGAAGACAGAGAGTTTATCCTAAACGTATTAATTGCCAATAACACCATTGGTCTGTTGTTGGCGTTGGGCGTGTTCATAGCCGTGTTCCGTCATAACAAGAAAATTACAACACTGTACGAGCGTATTGAGCAGGCAAATAACGAACTCGAAGATAAAGTTGAAGAGAGAACCCTGGCGTTACAGCAATATTCGGAAGAATTGCAGCGCAGCAATCGCGAGTTGGAGGAATTTGCCTTTGTCGCATCACACGATCTGCAGGAACCCCTGCGCAAAATACGCGCATTTGGTGACAGGTTGCGGCAAAAATACAGTAGCGAGCTGGGTGAGCGCGGCGCCGATTATGTTGAGCGTATGCACGCCGCTTCTGAGCGGATGTCGCAACTGATTGATGACCTGTTGAGTTTTTCGCGGGTGTCCACTCGGCAGCAACCTTTCGAGGTTGTCGATCTGAATAAGGTGGTGGCACAAGTTCGAGATGATTTGGAATACGCGATTGAAGACGCCAACGCGACACTAGAAGTAGCCGAGCTGCCGACATTGGATGCGGACGCTTCGCAATTGGGTCAGGTGTTTATGAACCTGATTGGCAACAGCATTAAATTCAGGCGAGAAGGTGTCGCCCCTGTTATTCGAGTTGAGGCTAGCACCGGGGAAGAGTTCGCCCTAGAGGGGGATCATCTCTATGATGGCGTGAGCTGGTGTCGGCTGCGTTTTAGCGATAATGGTATCGGCTTTGACGAACAGTATGCCGAAAAAGTTTTTAACTTATTTCAGCGTTTGCACGGGCGCGACGAATACAGTGGTACGGGGATTGGCCTCGCCTTGTGCCGAAAAATCATTGAGCGCCACGGGGGAAAGATAGAAGCGAAGAGCCAGCCTGGCGAGGGCTCAGAGTTTATTATCCACATACCGCTACAACAACCACAGTTTGATCCTGCAGAGGAAGAATGA
- a CDS encoding response regulator, producing MSADKKTLVILMADDDADDRLLTQEALMESRVLNELHFAEDGVQLMEYLRGDGQYADREKYPLPGLILLDLNMPKMDGREALALLKQDSVLKRIPVVILTTSKAEEDMLKGYDLGAASYITKPVTFDVLVELMRTLGKYWVEFVELP from the coding sequence ATGAGCGCGGATAAGAAGACATTGGTAATTTTAATGGCAGACGATGATGCCGATGACCGTCTGTTAACTCAGGAAGCTTTGATGGAAAGCCGGGTGTTGAATGAGCTGCACTTTGCTGAAGACGGTGTTCAGCTGATGGAATATCTGCGTGGCGACGGTCAGTATGCCGATCGAGAGAAGTATCCTCTACCTGGCCTTATTCTTCTGGATTTAAATATGCCGAAGATGGACGGTCGCGAAGCTCTGGCATTGCTCAAACAGGATTCGGTATTAAAGCGCATCCCGGTGGTTATTCTTACTACCTCTAAGGCAGAAGAGGATATGCTGAAAGGCTATGATTTGGGCGCCGCTTCTTATATTACCAAGCCAGTGACCTTCGATGTTTTGGTGGAGCTAATGCGCACCCTGGGTAAGTACTGGGTGGAATTCGTAGAGTTGCCTTAA
- the djlA gene encoding co-chaperone DjlA has product MGKLVGGIIGFVIGFIPGAILGVILGHLFDKGYAANVRQPSQADRDAIGKSFFETTFTLLGYLAKADGRVSEAEVAQTEQLMTQMGLTAEQRREAIALFKTGSAKDFDPNPTMAAFRAQCGRRHNLVQMLLSYLVNLALADGSFDAAEEKVLREIAAGLGINGFAFEQILKMIKAQNAFAGGGYRQGAGGGNQSSPNALAEAYAALGVESSASDAEVKRAYRKLMSQYHPDKLAGQGLPEDAVKAATERSKEIQVAYDLIKKSRA; this is encoded by the coding sequence ATGGGTAAGCTCGTTGGCGGTATTATCGGTTTTGTGATCGGGTTTATTCCCGGGGCCATCCTCGGGGTCATACTCGGCCATTTGTTTGACAAGGGCTATGCGGCCAATGTGCGTCAGCCCTCGCAAGCGGATCGAGACGCCATTGGCAAAAGCTTTTTTGAAACCACGTTTACCCTTTTGGGGTATTTGGCCAAGGCCGATGGGCGGGTCAGTGAAGCGGAGGTTGCGCAAACCGAACAGCTGATGACGCAAATGGGGTTGACCGCCGAGCAGCGCCGTGAAGCAATCGCCTTGTTTAAGACCGGCTCTGCTAAAGATTTCGATCCCAACCCTACCATGGCAGCTTTTCGCGCTCAGTGTGGTCGTCGCCATAACCTGGTGCAAATGCTGTTGTCTTACCTGGTTAATCTGGCTCTTGCCGATGGCAGTTTTGATGCCGCAGAAGAGAAAGTGTTGCGTGAGATAGCGGCGGGGCTGGGCATTAACGGTTTTGCCTTTGAGCAAATACTGAAAATGATCAAAGCGCAGAACGCTTTTGCTGGCGGCGGCTACCGCCAGGGTGCGGGCGGTGGCAATCAGTCGAGCCCGAACGCACTGGCTGAGGCCTATGCCGCTCTGGGGGTAGAATCCTCCGCCTCTGACGCTGAGGTTAAGCGCGCCTATCGCAAATTAATGAGTCAATATCATCCGGATAAACTAGCGGGCCAAGGCCTTCCAGAGGATGCGGTAAAAGCAGCTACTGAGCGATCGAAAGAAATTCAGGTCGCCTACGATCTCATCAAAAAGTCTCGCGCCTAG
- a CDS encoding bacterioferritin — protein sequence MAQSAFIQDLDSRREQARKHMMKGAVTEDYTENRATILKLLNEALATELICVLRYKTHYYTANGRGTKAAAEEFWEHAQEEQEHADRLAERISQLGGEPEMNPDILSKRAHSDYHSGGDTLEMLKEDLIAERIAISSYREMIAYVGDQDPTTRRILEDLLAQEEEHADDLVDLIEHIAE from the coding sequence ATGGCACAGTCAGCGTTTATTCAAGATTTAGATTCACGCCGTGAACAGGCGCGTAAGCACATGATGAAGGGCGCCGTCACAGAAGATTACACAGAGAACCGCGCCACTATTTTAAAGCTGCTGAACGAGGCTTTGGCGACGGAACTGATTTGTGTTTTGCGTTACAAGACCCACTATTACACCGCGAACGGTCGGGGCACTAAAGCGGCCGCGGAAGAGTTTTGGGAGCACGCGCAAGAAGAGCAGGAGCACGCAGATCGCCTGGCCGAACGCATCTCACAACTGGGAGGCGAGCCGGAGATGAACCCGGATATCCTCAGCAAGCGAGCCCACAGTGACTACCACAGCGGCGGCGACACCCTGGAGATGCTGAAAGAAGATCTGATTGCCGAGCGTATTGCCATCAGCAGCTATCGGGAAATGATTGCCTATGTGGGGGACCAGGACCCAACTACGCGCCGCATTCTCGAAGATCTGCTGGCGCAAGAAGAAGAGCACGCCGACGATCTGGTGGATTTAATCGAGCATATTGCCGAATAA
- a CDS encoding TatD family hydrolase codes for MRFFDPHIHMSSRTTDDYQNMAAAGVRAVIEPAFWMGQPRTNVGSFIDYFASLVGWERFRASQFGIAHYCTIGVNSKEANNEGLAREALELLPQFALKEGVVAIGEIGYDEMTPAEEWVYQHQLQFAVDHDMVVMVHTPHRDKKNGVLRSIDVAREIGVPMEKLVIDHNNEETVQSVLDAGAWAAFTIYPNTKMGSERMVEVVRQYGPERIIVDSSADWGVSDPLSVPKTAHLMQERGIDKAAIELTCWQNALDAYAQSGQIDVEELLRQPVIDQSQKFSDNTVLRGQQPRIDEPVKN; via the coding sequence ATGAGATTTTTTGACCCACATATTCATATGTCCAGCCGAACCACCGACGACTATCAAAACATGGCAGCCGCCGGTGTTCGCGCGGTGATCGAACCCGCCTTCTGGATGGGCCAACCGCGCACCAACGTGGGCAGTTTTATTGATTATTTCGCCAGCCTTGTAGGCTGGGAGCGTTTTCGCGCTTCGCAGTTTGGCATTGCCCACTACTGCACCATTGGCGTTAATTCCAAAGAAGCCAACAACGAGGGCCTGGCCCGCGAAGCGCTGGAGCTACTCCCCCAGTTCGCCCTTAAAGAGGGTGTGGTGGCCATTGGTGAAATCGGCTATGACGAAATGACCCCCGCCGAAGAGTGGGTGTATCAACATCAGCTGCAATTTGCCGTGGACCACGACATGGTGGTGATGGTGCACACCCCCCACCGCGACAAGAAAAACGGCGTGCTGCGCTCGATTGATGTGGCCCGCGAAATAGGCGTGCCCATGGAAAAGCTGGTGATTGATCACAACAACGAAGAAACCGTGCAGAGCGTGCTGGACGCCGGCGCCTGGGCGGCCTTTACCATTTACCCCAATACCAAAATGGGCTCGGAGCGGATGGTAGAAGTGGTACGCCAGTACGGCCCCGAGCGCATTATCGTCGACAGCTCGGCGGACTGGGGCGTGAGCGACCCACTGTCAGTGCCCAAAACCGCGCATTTAATGCAAGAGCGAGGCATCGACAAAGCGGCCATTGAACTTACCTGCTGGCAGAATGCCCTGGACGCCTACGCCCAGTCCGGGCAAATTGACGTTGAAGAGCTACTGCGACAACCGGTTATCGACCAGTCGCAAAAGTTCAGCGACAACACTGTGCTGCGCGGTCAGCAACCTCGCATTGACGAGCCCGTCAAAAATTAA
- a CDS encoding EboA domain-containing protein, which translates to MTETPDTLLEKLLLPRLDDKARKFWHNARTELAANCSRNRFAALLALASRYSKRRPLGLSGIEQQEVSAALPGLVMDDWNLLELLRVALICQRRDIESEQFAEDFEAQFVYADEGETCALYRALPFLPAGKRFVWRAGEGCRTNMLSVFQAIALDSPYPAKHFDDTAWHQLVMKALFLDLPLWRVVGLDQRRSAELTRMALDYAEERESAGRSLPVGLWLCFGSQDAARLKALAERRWVGADARERKAIIFGLVRADLQTHVQSLAASEADTEVAQAIDDALGGLTQQTHFARLVAGQSES; encoded by the coding sequence ATGACAGAGACACCAGATACGTTACTTGAAAAGCTGCTCCTGCCCCGCCTGGACGACAAAGCGCGGAAGTTTTGGCATAACGCCCGCACCGAACTGGCAGCAAACTGCAGCAGAAACCGTTTTGCCGCGCTGCTTGCTCTGGCTAGCCGCTATAGCAAAAGGCGCCCGCTGGGATTGAGTGGTATTGAACAACAGGAGGTGAGCGCGGCTTTACCCGGCTTGGTGATGGACGACTGGAACCTACTGGAGCTACTCAGAGTCGCACTTATCTGCCAGCGCCGCGATATTGAGAGCGAGCAGTTTGCGGAGGATTTTGAAGCCCAGTTCGTCTATGCCGACGAAGGCGAAACCTGCGCCCTGTACCGCGCCCTGCCCTTTTTACCGGCGGGAAAGCGCTTTGTCTGGCGCGCCGGAGAGGGATGCCGCACCAATATGCTGAGCGTTTTCCAGGCCATTGCGCTGGATTCGCCCTATCCGGCCAAGCACTTTGACGATACAGCCTGGCACCAGCTGGTAATGAAGGCCCTGTTTCTGGATTTGCCGCTGTGGCGGGTTGTGGGGCTTGATCAGCGCCGCTCGGCCGAACTGACTCGAATGGCACTGGACTATGCTGAAGAGCGTGAAAGCGCCGGGCGCAGCCTACCGGTGGGATTGTGGCTGTGTTTTGGCAGCCAGGACGCCGCGCGATTAAAGGCTCTGGCAGAGCGCCGCTGGGTGGGCGCCGATGCGCGCGAGCGCAAAGCCATAATTTTCGGACTGGTGCGCGCAGATTTGCAAACCCATGTACAGTCATTAGCCGCCAGCGAAGCGGACACCGAAGTGGCCCAGGCCATAGATGACGCCCTGGGCGGACTTACTCAACAAACCCATTTTGCCCGCCTGGTGGCGGGACAGAGCGAGAGTTAG
- a CDS encoding AI-2E family transporter, which translates to MNTNIDVKPEIAPVGTVKAKALNVIAILAIAYTIYFAETLLVPVCVAGFIALFSSPIVRLMLILKIPRPLGAILVISSLMTLAVYIVGLLVEPATRWFEVIPAIMERLTSEVGDVAQPLEALRSSVGSEGGDGKSIEQAVDSTLQGVVSVLAETTMLFAVQVGAIIVITYFFLVFGDELMRNIVRAQSSFSRKKTTVVMFQTIQNDVSRYVLVISLINVGLGVATAAAMAALGVDDPMLWGALATILNFAPYVGPMLLAIILTGVGFIEFYQFFHVLSVPGAFLLLNFIECQFVTPTLLGQRFNINPLLVVLWMFAWGWLWGAVGMLIAIPLLVCVRILATHLNLVGSWVKVLNGGFASSIFSGAEQTK; encoded by the coding sequence ATGAATACTAATATAGATGTGAAACCCGAGATTGCACCGGTTGGCACCGTAAAAGCTAAAGCGTTAAATGTGATAGCGATCCTCGCGATCGCATACACCATATATTTTGCTGAGACGCTTTTAGTGCCCGTGTGTGTTGCGGGTTTTATTGCGCTGTTTTCCAGTCCGATAGTCAGGTTGATGCTGATATTGAAAATTCCTCGGCCCCTGGGGGCGATTTTGGTGATTAGCTCATTGATGACGCTTGCAGTCTATATTGTCGGGCTGCTGGTAGAGCCGGCAACGCGATGGTTTGAGGTGATCCCGGCAATCATGGAAAGGCTGACATCTGAGGTCGGGGATGTAGCGCAGCCGCTCGAAGCGTTGCGCTCAAGTGTCGGCTCTGAGGGTGGTGATGGCAAATCCATTGAGCAGGCGGTAGATTCGACCTTGCAAGGTGTGGTGTCTGTGCTTGCGGAAACCACTATGTTGTTTGCGGTACAGGTCGGGGCAATTATTGTCATCACGTACTTCTTTTTGGTGTTTGGAGATGAGTTGATGCGCAATATTGTCCGCGCTCAAAGCTCGTTTTCACGTAAAAAAACCACCGTGGTTATGTTTCAGACTATCCAGAACGACGTGTCTCGCTATGTTCTGGTGATTTCCTTAATTAATGTCGGTCTGGGTGTGGCGACGGCCGCGGCCATGGCTGCGCTGGGGGTGGACGATCCAATGTTGTGGGGGGCGCTTGCGACCATCTTGAATTTTGCTCCCTATGTCGGGCCCATGTTGTTGGCAATTATTTTAACCGGTGTCGGGTTTATTGAGTTTTACCAATTCTTTCATGTGCTGTCCGTGCCTGGGGCGTTTTTGCTGCTTAACTTTATCGAGTGTCAGTTCGTGACGCCTACGCTGCTGGGCCAGAGATTTAATATTAATCCGCTTTTGGTAGTGCTGTGGATGTTCGCCTGGGGGTGGTTGTGGGGAGCTGTGGGTATGCTGATCGCTATTCCTCTGCTTGTTTGCGTGCGCATTTTGGCGACCCATCTGAACCTGGTGGGAAGCTGGGTTAAAGTTTTGAACGGGGGCTTTGCGTCTTCTATCTTTAGTGGTGCCGAGCAAACTAAGTGA
- a CDS encoding histidine kinase encodes MDDNYRKLIHDARNPLNNISVHAELSKLALQTSADIDKAVASLDVILTECQRCSATLQQLADELDTDK; translated from the coding sequence ATGGATGATAACTATCGCAAGTTGATTCACGATGCGCGCAACCCGTTGAATAATATTTCGGTGCACGCTGAGCTTAGTAAGCTCGCCCTGCAGACAAGTGCGGATATAGACAAAGCCGTAGCGTCTTTAGATGTGATTCTTACCGAATGCCAGCGGTGCAGCGCAACCTTGCAGCAACTGGCCGATGAGTTGGACACGGATAAGTGA
- a CDS encoding DUF1328 domain-containing protein — MLGYAILFFVIALIAAVLGFGGIAGAASGIAQILFVVFLVLFVLSLIFGRRRP, encoded by the coding sequence ATGTTAGGTTACGCTATCTTGTTTTTTGTTATTGCTTTAATCGCTGCTGTACTTGGTTTTGGTGGTATCGCCGGTGCGGCTTCAGGAATCGCGCAAATCTTGTTCGTGGTGTTTCTGGTGTTGTTTGTACTGTCACTTATTTTTGGTCGTCGTCGACCATAA
- a CDS encoding BON domain-containing protein gives MKRKALQSFIAPVTSVALVTAFSISTAVGANSQGAYDDKRSAEEYWAEFKQDSEQNWDNTQEAFRDGWIESKLETALILNEHLNPFEIDISVDDDTATLKGEVSSDIDKELAENVAIGIEGIDDVENKLTVATDLGSEQEQETGRNFSQYMEDISTTAAIKTELLASSNINGISIDVDTYKDEVTLSGEVETQAQRKLAEAIVSKREGVTKVVNNLKVAS, from the coding sequence ATGAAACGCAAAGCCTTACAGTCATTTATTGCACCGGTAACGTCCGTCGCGCTGGTCACTGCTTTTTCTATTTCGACTGCGGTAGGCGCTAACTCGCAGGGTGCTTATGACGACAAACGCAGCGCCGAGGAATACTGGGCGGAATTCAAGCAAGACAGTGAGCAAAACTGGGACAACACTCAGGAGGCCTTCCGCGACGGCTGGATTGAAAGCAAGCTGGAAACTGCGCTAATTCTGAACGAGCATCTGAACCCATTTGAAATCGACATCAGCGTCGACGACGACACCGCAACCCTTAAGGGCGAAGTATCCAGCGATATAGACAAAGAGCTGGCCGAAAACGTCGCCATCGGCATTGAGGGTATTGATGATGTCGAAAACAAACTAACGGTAGCAACGGATCTCGGCTCGGAACAAGAGCAGGAAACTGGCCGCAACTTTTCCCAGTATATGGAAGACATCTCCACCACCGCCGCAATTAAAACCGAGCTACTGGCCTCATCTAACATCAATGGGATATCAATTGATGTAGATACCTACAAAGACGAAGTCACTTTGTCTGGCGAAGTCGAGACACAGGCGCAACGCAAATTGGCAGAAGCCATTGTGTCTAAGCGCGAAGGTGTAACCAAGGTGGTCAACAACCTGAAGGTCGCCTCTTAA
- a CDS encoding sigma-54 dependent transcriptional regulator, whose product MAKILLVDDDQAFLDATGELLTMLGHSVVTADSVAGAQQVAAGRVFDHVILDLILPDGSGLHVLDKLENGDTTNVTLVTGHPSVKSVVKDLYGPNISYLIKPIDLKQLQGLLDNPVASKAHREERAGMHFGHLVGESAPMKKLYEMIERVAGTKANVLLMGESGVGKEVVAGAIHYASQPEGEFVPANCGAFARDLISSELFGHEKGAFTGASHRKAGVFELANKGTLFLDEITEMPIEQQPNLLRVLETQKVTRLGATSAIDIDCRVVSATNRTETQLAEENCLREDLYFRLAVFPIYIPPLRQRLEDIPLLVSHFLEDFNRQYKAEIGIDEASLQRLQSYDWPGNVRELRHAIHRAYIMADRTTNTLVLPDDLSSPFSKTGESKMSGITVGKTVEDVERELIETTLEHLDGDKKKAAEMLGISLKTLYNRLNSYADQEQ is encoded by the coding sequence GTGGCAAAGATACTACTGGTAGACGACGACCAGGCTTTTCTTGACGCAACCGGTGAATTGTTAACGATGTTGGGGCATTCGGTGGTCACTGCAGATTCGGTAGCCGGAGCTCAGCAGGTAGCGGCGGGGAGAGTGTTTGACCATGTCATTCTGGATTTGATTTTGCCGGACGGCAGCGGCCTGCACGTATTGGATAAATTGGAAAACGGTGATACGACCAACGTCACGCTGGTGACCGGGCATCCCTCGGTTAAATCGGTAGTGAAAGATTTATACGGCCCGAACATTTCCTATCTCATTAAGCCGATTGATCTCAAGCAGTTGCAAGGCCTTTTGGATAATCCGGTGGCCAGTAAAGCGCACCGCGAAGAGCGGGCCGGCATGCATTTTGGTCATCTTGTAGGCGAATCAGCGCCTATGAAAAAACTCTACGAAATGATCGAGCGGGTGGCAGGCACCAAAGCTAATGTCTTGCTTATGGGCGAGAGCGGTGTGGGTAAGGAGGTGGTGGCCGGCGCCATCCACTACGCCAGCCAGCCCGAAGGGGAGTTTGTACCTGCCAACTGCGGTGCATTTGCCCGCGACCTTATTTCCAGCGAATTATTTGGGCATGAAAAAGGCGCTTTTACCGGTGCGTCACATCGCAAAGCGGGGGTGTTTGAGCTGGCTAACAAAGGCACCTTGTTTTTGGACGAAATCACCGAGATGCCTATCGAACAGCAGCCGAACTTGTTGCGAGTGCTAGAGACACAAAAGGTAACCCGCCTGGGCGCTACCAGCGCCATCGATATAGATTGTCGGGTGGTATCGGCGACCAACCGGACAGAAACTCAGCTGGCTGAAGAAAATTGCTTGCGAGAGGATTTATATTTCCGTCTTGCAGTGTTTCCGATTTACATCCCGCCTTTACGTCAGCGCCTGGAAGACATTCCGCTGTTAGTAAGCCATTTTCTGGAAGATTTTAATCGTCAGTACAAGGCCGAAATCGGCATTGATGAGGCGAGTCTTCAGCGTTTGCAATCTTATGACTGGCCAGGCAATGTGCGTGAGTTACGCCACGCAATACACCGAGCTTATATTATGGCCGACCGAACCACCAATACTCTGGTTTTGCCTGATGATTTATCCTCGCCGTTTTCCAAAACAGGTGAGAGCAAAATGTCCGGTATTACGGTGGGGAAAACCGTAGAGGATGTAGAGCGAGAACTGATTGAAACAACGCTTGAACATTTGGATGGTGACAAGAAAAAAGCGGCAGAAATGCTCGGTATTAGTCTTAAAACGCTTTATAACCGGTTGAACAGCTACGCTGATCAAGAGCAATAG
- a CDS encoding NfeD family protein gives MEPTEQNSRPRENQEPHGGAAHSELSEELERILALGEQSLDVVKSSAELFKLEFVLAVRSIPKAAASWLLMLPATLLVWLSFSALVAWATFEWSGQALVGFATLFALQLLSLFVLRWALKKYQRNMSFPYTTQSVQQFREELSNATAKKDSAPPP, from the coding sequence GTGGAGCCGACAGAGCAAAACAGCCGCCCCCGTGAGAATCAGGAGCCTCACGGGGGCGCTGCTCATTCTGAGCTCAGCGAAGAGCTGGAGAGAATTCTGGCGCTCGGAGAACAGAGCCTGGATGTTGTCAAAAGCAGTGCCGAGCTTTTCAAGCTAGAGTTTGTGCTTGCCGTGCGCAGCATCCCTAAAGCTGCTGCCAGCTGGCTATTGATGCTCCCCGCGACCTTATTGGTGTGGCTTAGCTTTTCGGCGCTGGTCGCCTGGGCGACTTTCGAGTGGAGTGGCCAGGCTTTGGTCGGTTTCGCCACGTTGTTCGCGCTGCAGTTGTTGTCATTGTTTGTGTTGCGCTGGGCATTAAAAAAGTACCAGCGAAATATGAGCTTTCCCTATACCACGCAAAGTGTGCAACAGTTTCGTGAGGAGTTGTCCAATGCGACTGCAAAAAAAGATTCAGCACCGCCACCTTAA